Proteins co-encoded in one Gemmatimonadota bacterium genomic window:
- a CDS encoding M28 family peptidase: MRPNRTGHLDDGTLHAYLDGELDAVARRPREVREHLERCEACAEKLAAESALRDEAAAILASANWKVEVPPLEELRRRAELGPTPSASAEKRGPAMRFAWAASLAAALGAGWMLGGGGDEGERATALAVNLPQVGADPAEASGDPGDLGGATMELGAAFGNEAPGPDGIGGGGRADPATARLVEPKTTTLEETASALRDEPDAPDEPDEEASPAGEVVDEELTSRSVPAMAVVDAEPGAPGADPEIAAGAREIVLPELPTFADEPTPADQAPIIHRRNPLNPAALELRPIGPDPGRTARGLPLYTMEARRALAQASPNEADPCVEPQDPNPPDPSSRRAMSRISAPSLSGRSSRPGALGRAAASVAVSAAIACQPGSDAAVLDEVASTITETDFAYRVGVIAHDSMSGRDTPSPGLEATAAWIASEFAAMGIRGGAEDGGYIQRYPLQRIPVAGTDTLDDGSVPARIAYFPLRDDPGPDVDAGELVRVPNVIGIVPGSDPELADEYVVYSAHMDHVGTGTADASGDSIYNGADDDASGTVAVMEIAQAIAALPRAPRRSSLFILVSGEEKGLWGSAWFSENPTVPTESMVANLNADMVGRNWTDTIVAIGKEHSDLGQTLERVGAAHPELGMTPIDDLWPEQNFYCRSDHYHFARKGVPILFFFNGTHEDYHGRDDEPDRIDAEKGARLARLIFYLGVEIANADERPAWTPGTDIDQLCRR; encoded by the coding sequence ATGCGGCCAAATAGAACTGGACACCTGGACGACGGCACGCTGCACGCCTACCTGGACGGCGAGCTCGACGCGGTGGCGCGCAGGCCGCGCGAGGTCAGGGAGCATCTGGAGCGGTGTGAAGCGTGCGCGGAGAAGCTGGCGGCCGAAAGCGCCTTGCGCGACGAGGCCGCGGCCATTCTGGCCAGCGCGAACTGGAAGGTCGAGGTTCCGCCGCTCGAGGAACTCCGACGCAGGGCGGAGCTCGGCCCGACGCCGAGCGCTTCTGCCGAGAAGCGTGGTCCGGCGATGCGCTTCGCTTGGGCGGCTTCCCTGGCGGCGGCGCTCGGTGCGGGCTGGATGCTCGGGGGGGGAGGCGACGAAGGAGAAAGGGCGACCGCTCTCGCCGTAAACCTTCCCCAGGTGGGTGCCGATCCGGCGGAGGCGAGCGGCGATCCGGGAGACTTGGGTGGCGCAACCATGGAGTTGGGCGCCGCTTTCGGGAACGAGGCGCCCGGACCGGACGGCATCGGCGGCGGCGGTAGGGCCGACCCGGCCACGGCCCGGCTGGTGGAGCCGAAGACGACGACGCTGGAGGAGACCGCGTCGGCCCTTCGAGACGAACCCGACGCTCCAGACGAACCCGACGAAGAAGCCTCTCCCGCCGGCGAGGTCGTCGACGAGGAGCTGACGAGCAGGTCGGTGCCGGCCATGGCGGTCGTCGACGCCGAACCCGGAGCGCCCGGAGCCGACCCTGAGATCGCCGCGGGCGCCCGCGAGATCGTCCTTCCGGAATTGCCGACGTTCGCCGATGAACCGACACCGGCGGACCAAGCCCCGATCATCCACAGACGGAACCCGTTGAATCCGGCCGCGCTCGAACTCCGGCCGATCGGGCCCGACCCGGGACGGACCGCCCGGGGACTTCCGCTGTACACCATGGAAGCTCGACGGGCGCTCGCTCAAGCTTCGCCGAACGAGGCGGACCCGTGCGTCGAGCCGCAGGACCCGAATCCGCCCGATCCCAGCTCACGGAGAGCCATGTCCCGGATATCCGCTCCCTCGCTTAGCGGCAGATCGTCCCGACCCGGCGCCCTCGGACGCGCTGCGGCATCGGTCGCGGTCTCGGCCGCCATCGCCTGCCAGCCGGGATCGGACGCGGCCGTCCTCGACGAAGTGGCCTCCACCATCACCGAAACCGACTTCGCCTACCGGGTCGGGGTCATCGCTCACGACTCCATGAGCGGGCGCGACACCCCAAGCCCCGGGCTCGAAGCGACCGCGGCCTGGATAGCTTCGGAGTTCGCCGCCATGGGAATCAGGGGCGGAGCCGAGGACGGCGGCTACATCCAGCGCTATCCGTTGCAACGGATTCCGGTGGCGGGCACGGATACCCTGGACGACGGCTCGGTCCCGGCTCGGATCGCCTATTTCCCCTTGCGGGACGACCCGGGCCCGGATGTCGATGCAGGGGAGCTCGTCCGGGTTCCCAACGTCATCGGCATCGTCCCGGGAAGCGACCCCGAACTCGCAGACGAGTACGTCGTCTACTCGGCGCACATGGATCACGTCGGCACCGGGACAGCCGACGCATCCGGCGACTCGATCTACAACGGGGCCGACGACGACGCCTCCGGCACCGTTGCGGTGATGGAGATCGCCCAGGCCATAGCCGCGCTTCCCCGGGCTCCCCGTCGCTCCTCGCTCTTCATCCTCGTCAGCGGGGAGGAAAAGGGGCTCTGGGGCTCCGCGTGGTTCAGCGAGAACCCGACCGTACCGACCGAGTCCATGGTGGCCAACCTGAACGCCGACATGGTGGGGCGCAACTGGACCGACACCATCGTCGCGATCGGCAAGGAGCACTCAGATTTGGGGCAGACCCTCGAAAGGGTGGGCGCCGCGCACCCGGAGCTCGGGATGACGCCCATAGACGACCTGTGGCCGGAACAGAATTTCTATTGCAGATCGGACCACTATCACTTCGCGCGCAAGGGCGTCCCCATTCTCTTCTTCTTTAACGGCACTCACGAAGACTATCACGGGCGCGACGACGAGCCGGACCGCATCGATGCCGAAAAGGGCGCCCGTCTCGCCAGACTGATCTTCTATCTCGGAGTCGAGATCGCCAACGCCGACGAGCGTCCCGCGTGGACTCCCGGCACCGACATCGACCAGTTGTGCCGACGCTGA
- a CDS encoding NUDIX hydrolase produces the protein MPRTAPGRLRSTLVHTGRRIEVRVDQVRMPDGSEAELDMIRHPGAAAVVPIRGSEIVLIRQYRYAAGGYIWEIPAGIPDRADEPWEECARRELVDETGL, from the coding sequence ATGCCGCGAACAGCCCCGGGCAGGCTTCGGTCGACCCTCGTCCACACGGGTCGGCGCATCGAGGTGCGGGTCGATCAGGTGCGCATGCCCGATGGTTCCGAGGCCGAGCTCGACATGATCCGGCATCCGGGCGCCGCCGCGGTGGTTCCGATCCGCGGAAGCGAGATCGTGCTCATCCGTCAATACCGCTACGCCGCAGGAGGGTACATTTGGGAGATCCCCGCCGGAATACCCGACAGGGCGGACGAACCCTGGGAGGAGTGCGCGAGGAGAGAGCTGGTAGATGAGACCGGGCT
- the gpmI gene encoding 2,3-bisphosphoglycerate-independent phosphoglycerate mutase, whose amino-acid sequence MRYTFPVKNVLLVVLDGWGHSDFGPEPEPGNAIELAKVPVFKSIYRSCPRTRLACSGLDVGLPDGLMGNSEVGHLNLGAGRIVPQDIARIDQALEDGSLTGRFDIDGMLARLEEGGRLHLIGLVSDGGVHSHVRHLLGLLDLLPPDAPVRVHAITDGRDASPTGSAKHIEAVEEKLTRFADGRIATVSGRYWTMDRDRRWERTERAWRAIVDGRGAVETGTGSAFLRRRYSEQVTDEFVEPAVLAGHDGISGKDAVILLNFRADRMRQLAAAFAEPEFDGFERAGDLPAEFRTMTEYRADLRARAAFPPKLVRDCLGEVVSRSGLRQLRVAETEKYAHVTYFFNGGEEEPFPGEDRVLAPSPKVATYDLHPRMSARQVTDAALRGLQDGYSFVLVNFANPDMVGHTGSIPAAVKAVETVDACLGELLDAVRSSREWVALVTADHGNCERMLGPDGSTHTAHTVGPVDLVLVDPSSPEVRLREDSGDPHRLADVAPTVLGYLGLDQPEVMTGRDLSLRSKRARRNP is encoded by the coding sequence ATCCGTTACACTTTCCCCGTGAAGAACGTTCTCCTGGTGGTCCTGGATGGCTGGGGCCACTCCGACTTCGGCCCGGAGCCCGAACCCGGCAATGCGATAGAGCTGGCGAAGGTCCCGGTCTTCAAGAGCATTTACCGAAGCTGCCCGCGGACCCGGCTCGCCTGCTCCGGCCTGGACGTCGGCCTGCCGGACGGACTGATGGGCAACTCGGAGGTGGGGCACCTCAATCTGGGAGCCGGCAGGATCGTTCCGCAGGACATCGCGCGTATCGACCAGGCCCTCGAAGACGGCTCCCTCACCGGCAGGTTCGACATCGACGGGATGCTCGCGAGGCTGGAGGAGGGCGGGCGCCTGCACCTGATCGGACTGGTCTCGGACGGCGGAGTACACAGTCACGTCCGCCACCTTCTGGGCCTGCTCGACCTGCTGCCCCCCGACGCTCCGGTCCGGGTTCACGCCATCACCGACGGCCGCGACGCTTCTCCTACCGGTAGCGCGAAACACATCGAAGCCGTCGAAGAGAAGTTGACTAGGTTCGCCGACGGTCGCATCGCCACCGTCAGCGGACGCTACTGGACGATGGACCGGGATCGGCGGTGGGAGAGGACCGAGAGAGCGTGGCGGGCCATCGTCGACGGTCGGGGAGCCGTCGAAACGGGAACGGGCTCCGCCTTCCTCCGACGGCGATACTCGGAACAGGTCACCGACGAGTTCGTCGAGCCCGCCGTGCTGGCCGGGCATGACGGAATCTCCGGGAAGGATGCCGTGATCCTCCTCAACTTCCGGGCCGATCGCATGCGACAGCTCGCGGCGGCCTTTGCCGAACCCGAATTCGACGGATTCGAGCGCGCGGGCGACCTTCCGGCCGAGTTCCGGACCATGACGGAGTACCGTGCCGACCTGCGTGCGCGGGCGGCTTTTCCTCCGAAGCTCGTCCGCGACTGCCTGGGCGAGGTCGTTTCCCGCTCCGGCCTCCGCCAGCTCCGAGTCGCCGAGACGGAAAAGTACGCTCATGTGACCTATTTCTTCAACGGCGGGGAGGAGGAGCCCTTCCCGGGCGAGGATCGGGTTCTCGCGCCTTCGCCCAAGGTCGCCACCTACGACCTCCATCCGCGGATGAGCGCGCGCCAGGTCACCGACGCCGCGCTTCGCGGGCTGCAAGACGGGTACTCGTTCGTGCTCGTCAACTTCGCCAACCCCGACATGGTGGGTCACACCGGGTCGATTCCCGCAGCGGTCAAGGCGGTCGAGACCGTAGACGCCTGTCTGGGCGAGCTGCTCGACGCCGTGCGCTCAAGCAGGGAATGGGTGGCGCTGGTGACCGCCGATCACGGCAACTGCGAACGAATGCTCGGCCCGGACGGCTCAACCCATACCGCTCACACCGTCGGACCGGTCGACCTCGTCCTGGTCGATCCGTCGAGTCCGGAAGTCCGTCTTCGGGAGGACTCGGGCGATCCTCATCGACTGGCGGACGTCGCGCCCACGGTTCTGGGATACCTGGGGCTGGACCAGCCCGAGGTGATGACGGGCCGGGATCTGAGCCTCCGCTCGAAGCGAGCTAGGCGTAATCCATGA
- a CDS encoding nitroreductase family protein, producing MARRADDFLAELRRRRTVRDFSDRKVPKEIIERCLLAAGTAPNGANRQPWHFVVVGDPTIKSRIRELAEEEERAFYSGRAPPEWLEALAHLGTDEHKPFLEAAPWLIVIFGESYQARADGTKAKNYYVTESVGIATGMLITALHRAGLATLTHTPSPMGFLNQALGRPSNERPFLILVCGFPAENSRVPVIEKKPLEEIATFVE from the coding sequence ATGGCGCGTCGCGCGGACGACTTCCTGGCGGAGCTGCGCAGGCGACGCACCGTTCGCGATTTCTCTGATCGCAAGGTACCGAAAGAGATCATCGAGCGTTGCCTGCTCGCAGCGGGCACGGCTCCCAACGGAGCCAATCGTCAGCCGTGGCACTTCGTCGTGGTTGGAGATCCGACGATCAAGTCCCGTATCCGCGAGCTGGCCGAAGAAGAGGAACGCGCCTTTTACAGCGGTCGCGCACCCCCTGAGTGGCTGGAAGCTCTCGCGCATCTCGGCACCGACGAGCACAAGCCCTTCCTCGAGGCCGCACCCTGGCTCATCGTGATCTTCGGGGAGAGCTATCAGGCCCGGGCCGACGGTACCAAGGCCAAGAACTACTACGTCACGGAATCCGTCGGCATCGCGACCGGCATGCTCATCACCGCGCTCCACCGGGCCGGGCTCGCAACGCTGACGCACACCCCGTCGCCGATGGGATTTCTGAACCAGGCGCTTGGACGTCCGTCGAACGAGCGGCCGTTCCTGATACTGGTATGCGGCTTTCCCGCCGAGAACTCCCGAGTGCCGGTCATCGAAAAGAAGCCGCTGGAGGAGATCGCAACTTTCGTGGAGTGA
- a CDS encoding insulinase family protein — MSIPCDRHTLDNGLRIVLSPDPGAPIVAVNIWYDVGSGHERPGRTGLAHLFEHLMFQGSLNVPKNGYFEHMERVGGSSNATTWFDRTNYYSVTPPERLELALWLEADRMGWMLPTLDRDRLENQRQVVLAEKREHYDNRPYGDWVERILPMVFPEGHPYSHPVIGLTEDIEAASLADVHDFFGLHYRPSNAVLTVAGHFDAGYALDAVERYFGEIGDDAVPDPAPGPERPRAGPVIGEELSCEVEAAVPLPRVFFAARTPPVADPGFATVEVASALLGTGRAGLLRRRLVRERRVASSASAHVIPLRRDAGTLMASATGFADTAPTELESALVEELEALSQVETSEVERALAMCESGLLRAMESVATRADILSMFELYFDDPARVNRELDRVRSVTVEDVREFARNLLIGSNRALITYRPKP, encoded by the coding sequence TTGAGCATCCCTTGTGACCGTCACACGCTCGACAACGGTCTGCGCATCGTGCTCTCCCCGGATCCCGGGGCTCCCATCGTGGCCGTGAACATCTGGTACGACGTCGGATCCGGCCATGAACGCCCGGGACGTACCGGACTCGCGCACCTCTTCGAGCACCTGATGTTCCAAGGCTCGCTCAACGTGCCGAAGAACGGGTATTTCGAGCACATGGAGCGAGTCGGAGGATCGAGCAACGCCACGACCTGGTTCGACCGCACCAACTATTACTCCGTGACGCCGCCGGAAAGGTTGGAGCTGGCGCTTTGGCTCGAAGCCGATCGCATGGGCTGGATGCTGCCGACACTCGACCGGGACCGATTGGAAAACCAGCGCCAGGTCGTGTTGGCCGAGAAGCGGGAGCACTACGACAATCGGCCCTACGGAGACTGGGTGGAGCGCATCCTTCCCATGGTGTTTCCGGAAGGACACCCCTACTCCCACCCAGTAATCGGTCTGACGGAAGACATCGAGGCCGCGTCCCTCGCCGACGTTCACGACTTCTTCGGACTCCACTACCGACCCAGCAACGCGGTTCTCACGGTCGCCGGTCACTTCGATGCCGGATACGCGCTCGATGCCGTCGAACGGTACTTCGGGGAGATCGGAGACGATGCGGTTCCGGACCCCGCTCCGGGCCCCGAACGTCCGCGGGCCGGGCCGGTCATCGGCGAGGAGCTCTCGTGCGAGGTGGAGGCGGCGGTTCCGCTGCCCCGCGTCTTTTTCGCGGCGCGCACGCCCCCGGTTGCCGATCCCGGCTTCGCAACCGTCGAAGTCGCTTCAGCCCTGCTGGGAACGGGGCGAGCCGGCCTCCTGCGAAGACGGCTGGTTCGCGAACGGCGTGTCGCGAGCTCCGCCTCGGCGCATGTGATTCCTCTGCGGCGCGACGCCGGCACGCTCATGGCGTCGGCCACCGGGTTCGCGGACACCGCCCCGACCGAGCTCGAATCGGCCCTCGTCGAGGAGCTGGAGGCGCTGAGCCAGGTCGAGACCTCCGAGGTGGAGCGAGCTCTGGCCATGTGCGAATCCGGCCTGCTCCGCGCCATGGAGAGCGTCGCCACCCGCGCCGACATCCTGTCCATGTTCGAGCTTTACTTCGACGACCCCGCACGCGTCAACCGAGAGCTCGACAGAGTGCGGTCCGTAACGGTCGAGGACGTGCGCGAGTTCGCTCGCAACCTGCTCATCGGGAGCAATCGGGCGCTGATCACCTATCGCCCGAAACCGTGA
- a CDS encoding insulinase family protein, which yields MSLQVCRLSRLPLVSVTLFMRVGELDMARERAGWAVLAGAALDGGSGRRSGADMAEAFERIGAAVSINVSWEGTAAHLQCSADHLDTALPLLAEMIREPAFPRREVERVRDQQLAGIRHMRRDPSGMATTEANRRYFVPGHPFARPRSGTPESVEGVSPVRLSELTEARYRPANAGLIVVGDVEPAAVEQLATNRLGNWHGSPPPRDAHRSGPASRERRLWVVNRPGSVQSVLRVGHVGASVKTDDHFALLVGNLILGGMFSSRLNLSLRERHGFTYGARSGFSFRSLPGPFQVSTSVGTEVTAPAVGVIVSELERLVEEGASAAEAEAARDFAIGAFGLRLETAGQVASRLSYAFVHGLPRDHFPRYRERVSKVTSEEISEALRRRVRPTECQIVVVGDAEKIEPSLEALGIGEVTVVEPDEG from the coding sequence TTGTCCCTTCAAGTATGCCGGCTCTCCCGCCTGCCTCTCGTCTCGGTCACGCTCTTCATGCGGGTCGGCGAGCTCGACATGGCTCGGGAACGCGCGGGTTGGGCCGTACTCGCCGGAGCCGCCCTGGACGGAGGCAGCGGCCGACGGAGCGGGGCCGATATGGCCGAGGCCTTCGAGCGGATCGGTGCGGCGGTCTCGATCAACGTGAGCTGGGAAGGCACCGCAGCGCATCTCCAATGCTCGGCGGACCATCTCGACACCGCGCTGCCGCTCCTTGCGGAAATGATCAGGGAGCCGGCCTTTCCACGGCGCGAGGTCGAACGGGTGCGCGACCAGCAACTGGCCGGCATCCGGCACATGCGCCGCGACCCCTCGGGTATGGCGACGACCGAAGCGAACCGACGCTACTTCGTCCCCGGGCATCCGTTCGCTCGCCCGCGCAGCGGGACCCCGGAGTCTGTGGAAGGAGTCTCCCCCGTACGCCTGAGCGAGCTGACCGAAGCCCGTTACCGGCCTGCGAATGCGGGCCTGATCGTCGTCGGCGACGTCGAGCCCGCAGCCGTGGAACAGCTGGCGACGAACCGGCTCGGGAACTGGCACGGTTCGCCACCGCCCCGAGATGCGCACCGCTCCGGGCCGGCATCGCGAGAGCGCAGGCTTTGGGTCGTCAATCGGCCGGGTTCGGTACAGTCGGTCCTGCGCGTGGGCCACGTCGGGGCCTCGGTCAAGACCGACGACCACTTCGCTCTGCTGGTCGGCAACCTCATCCTGGGCGGAATGTTCTCCAGCCGCCTGAACCTCTCGCTCCGCGAACGCCACGGCTTTACTTACGGAGCCCGCTCGGGGTTCAGCTTCCGCTCTCTTCCCGGTCCCTTCCAGGTCTCCACCTCGGTCGGAACCGAGGTCACCGCTCCCGCCGTCGGTGTGATCGTCTCCGAACTGGAACGCCTCGTGGAGGAAGGGGCGAGCGCCGCGGAGGCGGAAGCTGCCCGCGACTTCGCGATCGGCGCCTTCGGGCTGCGGCTGGAGACCGCCGGTCAGGTGGCGTCGCGACTGAGCTACGCCTTCGTGCACGGCCTCCCGCGCGATCACTTTCCTCGCTACCGGGAACGCGTCTCCAAGGTCACGTCCGAGGAGATCTCGGAGGCCCTCCGCCGTCGCGTGCGCCCCACCGAATGTCAGATCGTCGTCGTGGGCGATGCCGAAAAGATCGAGCCCTCGTTGGAGGCGCTCGGGATCGGCGAGGTGACCGTGGTCGAACCGGACGAGGGTTGA
- a CDS encoding aminotransferase class I/II-fold pyridoxal phosphate-dependent enzyme, which yields MRLVPFDMERYQSTYEHRVGINLSESGVAPLSTRGLIDLADQSPAFSGGDLTARIEDIALGYGQSNGSDELRANIARLYPSANEDSVLVTVGGAEANFACFWHLAEEQGRAAALVPTYGQVPGLVASFSGRILPVRLIEEEGWQPDLAALEQALKSGARFLLVTNPNNPTGAALSSESMREIARLTELHGSWIIADEVYGGAETGANLSTPLEADALAETPSFWGCHDRVLVTGSLSKAYGLPGLRVGWAVGPEELVAELWGRTDYTTIAPATLSDLLAAVALHPEVRPRVIARTRGIVGANLALIREWADAQGDRFSYRAPDAGAICYLRYNAPVNSTDFAEKLRTEKNLLVVPGDHFGMDGYLRVGFGNPRDELSEGLALIGDAFDEAALAAAV from the coding sequence ATGCGCCTTGTCCCCTTCGACATGGAGCGGTACCAGTCGACCTACGAGCATCGGGTCGGCATCAACCTCTCGGAAAGCGGAGTCGCCCCGCTCTCCACCCGCGGCCTGATCGACCTGGCGGACCAGTCTCCGGCTTTCTCCGGTGGCGACCTCACGGCCCGCATCGAGGACATCGCGCTCGGCTACGGTCAGTCGAACGGATCGGACGAGCTTCGTGCGAACATCGCCCGGCTCTATCCCTCCGCGAACGAGGATTCAGTGCTGGTGACGGTGGGAGGGGCCGAGGCCAACTTCGCCTGTTTCTGGCATCTCGCCGAAGAGCAGGGACGAGCCGCGGCGCTGGTGCCCACATACGGGCAGGTGCCCGGCCTCGTCGCCTCGTTCTCCGGCCGGATCCTCCCGGTGAGACTCATCGAGGAGGAAGGGTGGCAGCCGGACCTGGCCGCGCTGGAGCAAGCTCTCAAGTCGGGAGCGCGCTTCCTGCTCGTGACCAACCCGAACAACCCCACCGGGGCCGCGCTTTCGTCCGAATCCATGCGCGAAATCGCACGCCTAACCGAGCTCCACGGCTCGTGGATCATCGCTGACGAAGTCTACGGCGGCGCGGAGACCGGCGCCAATCTGTCGACCCCCCTCGAAGCCGACGCTCTGGCCGAAACCCCGTCGTTCTGGGGTTGCCATGATCGCGTCCTCGTGACCGGCTCTCTCTCCAAGGCTTACGGGCTTCCCGGATTGCGAGTCGGATGGGCCGTCGGCCCCGAAGAGCTCGTCGCCGAGCTTTGGGGGCGCACGGACTACACGACCATCGCTCCAGCCACCCTCTCGGACCTCCTCGCCGCAGTAGCGCTTCACCCGGAGGTGCGACCGCGTGTGATCGCTCGGACGCGGGGCATCGTCGGAGCCAACCTCGCCCTGATTCGCGAATGGGCCGACGCGCAGGGCGACCGCTTCAGCTACCGGGCCCCGGACGCCGGCGCGATCTGCTATCTCCGCTACAACGCCCCGGTGAACTCCACCGACTTCGCGGAAAAGCTCCGCACCGAGAAGAATCTGCTCGTGGTGCCCGGCGATCACTTTGGCATGGACGGCTACCTGAGGGTAGGGTTCGGCAACCCTCGGGACGAGCTTTCGGAGGGGCTTGCGCTCATCGGCGACGCCTTCGACGAAGCGGCGCTCGCCGCTGCCGTCTGA
- a CDS encoding sigma-70 family RNA polymerase sigma factor, which translates to MTDWSELYRSTYPELVRFLQKYVWDPERAADLAQEAFVRALQHKPRKPRAWLFQVSANLARDEARAAVRRKKHLTLLKGELATASGVATPEQVLEADEVRKRVRATLQELNERDRAVILLWDSGASYTEIAEQVGLSKGAVGTTLARARKKLAEVYAGIEKWGLKDAAK; encoded by the coding sequence ATGACCGACTGGTCGGAGCTCTACCGGAGCACCTACCCGGAACTCGTCCGCTTCTTGCAGAAGTACGTGTGGGACCCGGAGCGAGCTGCGGATCTGGCCCAGGAGGCCTTCGTGCGCGCGCTCCAGCACAAGCCTAGGAAACCTCGCGCCTGGCTCTTCCAGGTGAGCGCCAACCTGGCTCGCGACGAGGCCCGCGCGGCGGTGCGGCGCAAGAAGCACCTGACGCTTCTGAAGGGCGAGCTCGCGACCGCCTCCGGCGTGGCCACTCCGGAGCAGGTGCTCGAGGCGGACGAGGTCCGGAAGCGAGTGCGCGCAACTCTCCAGGAGCTGAACGAACGCGACCGGGCCGTAATCCTGCTTTGGGACTCGGGGGCCAGTTACACGGAGATCGCGGAACAGGTGGGGCTCTCCAAGGGGGCGGTGGGCACCACTCTGGCGCGAGCCCGCAAGAAGCTCGCCGAGGTATACGCAGGCATTGAGAAATGGGGACTGAAAGATGCGGCCAAATAG